Within the Thermus oshimai DSM 12092 genome, the region CAGGTGGCCTCCACGAACTGCCCAAGCCCCTTGGCCCCCGTGGGGCTCACCGCCAGGGGGTCAAAGCGGCTTTCCACGTGGAGGAGGGCGAAGAGAAGGTTGGGGTCTAGGCCTTCCCTCTGGGCGTACCCCTCCACCCAGGCCCGGTAGGGGCGGGGGTAGGCCAAGGCGCTGGGCCAACTGGCGCGGATCCCCTCCCGGTAGGCCCCGCCCTCGTAGAGGAGGGGGACCAGGGCGGGCCAGTCCCCGGGCCTCATCCAGAGGGCGTGGCGCACCACCCCCCGGGCCCATCCGTCCCGGTCGGCCTGCAGGAGGCCCCGGAAGAGGGGCGCTTCGGGCGGGGAAGGGGTCTTTGGGGCCGGGGGAGGTGGGGGCGGCCTCTTGCCCACCAAAAGGCCCAGCCCCCCTTCCAGGAGGGCCAGGGCCTGGGCTTGGGCCTCCCCTAAGCCCAGCCTCCCCGCCAGGAGGTAGGCCCGAAGGGCGGCGTCGTCCCGGTAGGGGCTTTCCCGCCGGGCAAGCTCCAGGTAAAGGGGCAGGGCCTCCTCCGCCCTTCCTGCCCGTTCCAGAAGGGCCGTGGCCCGCCAGAGGCCCCCTGGGGTGCTTTCCCGGTAGAGGGCCACCGCCTCCTCCCGGCGCCCCTGCCGCTCCCGGATAAGCCCCAGGGCGTAGCGGCTTTCGGGGTGGGGGTAGCGGCGGAAGGCGGCCTCGGCCTCCTCCAGCCGCCCGAGTTGGAAGAGGGCCCAGCCCAGGCCCAAAAACCCCCTGGGGTCCCGTTCCGCCCAGGCCCGGTAGTGGGGAAGGGCCTCCCGGTAGCGGCCCAGGCGGTAGAGGGCCTGGGCCCTAAGATCCGGACGCCCGCCTTCCGGGAGCACCTCCAGGAGCACCTGGTAGGCCCGGCCTTGGAAAAGGGCCTCGTAGAGCCTCTCCCCGCTTCCCAGGCGGAGGAGGGCAAAGGCGGCCTCCTCCTCCGGAAGAAGCCTCGCCCAGGCGGAGAAGGCCCGGGGGTCTTTGGCCTCCTCCAGGAGGCGGGCCGCTCTACGCCAAAAGGGCCTCGCCTCCCAGCCCGGCTCAAAGGCCCGCACCTCCTCCAGGAAAAGGGCGTAGCGCCAGGCGTACTCCGCCCGCTCAGCTAAGGGTAGGCCCTCCTCTTCCAGGAGGGCCACCCCCGCCAGGAGGCTGGCGTACCCCTCCCCCCGGAGGGCCAGGTCCCTCAGGGCCACAGGATCGCTCCCCTCCAGGAGGTGGAAGGGCGGGGGGACCTCCTGGCCCCGGCAGGCGGAAAGGAGGAGGAGAAGGCCCAGAAGAAGGCGGCCCATGCCCCAAGCCTAGCCCCTTTTCTTGAGAGGGCGGTAAGGGTCCAATCCTTACCACGGGGAAAGGCCCCCTGGCGGAAGGCGGGGGGGGCAGCTTAGCCTAGGAGGGCTTATGGAAGGCCGGATTCCCCCCCATAACCTCGAGGCCGAGCAGAGCGTCCTCGGGGCCATTATGCTGGACCACAGCGTTTTGGACGATATAGAGGGCCTCCTCCCTTCCCCCGAGGCCTTCTACGCGGAGGCCCACCGGAAGATCTACGCCGCCATCCAGACCCTGAGGGCCCAGGGCCAGCCCGTGGACCTGGTCACCCTGCAGGAGGAGCTCCGCCGGAGGGGGGAGCTTGAAGGGGTGGGGGGGCTTTCCTACCTCCTGGAGCTCTCCGAGGCTACCCCCACCGCGGCCTACGCGGAGCACTACGCCCGCATCGTGGCGGAGAAGTGGGCCCTAAGGCGCCTCATCCAGGCCGCGGGGGAGGCCATGCGCCTGGCCTACGAGGAGGCGGGGGGCCTGGACGAGATCCTGGACCAGGCGGGGAAGAGGATCCTCGAGGTGGCCCTCGCCCAAAAGGAGGCGGAGGCCCGCCCCATGCGCGAGCTGGTCCACGACACCTTTGAGCACATCGAGGCCCTCTACCAGAGCAAGGGCCAGGTGGCGGGGGTGCGCACGGGCTTCAAGGAGCTGGACGAGCTCATCGGGGCCCTGGCCCCGGGCTCCTTAAACATCATCGCCGCCCGCCCGGCCATGGGCAAGACGGCCTTCGCCCTCACCATCGCCCAGCACGTGGCCTTGAAGGAGGGGGTGGGGGTGGGGATCTACTCCCTGGAGATGCCCGCGGCCCAGCTCACCTTACGCATGATGTGCTCCGAGGCCCGCATAGACATGAACCGGGTGCGCTTGGGCCAGCTCACGGACCGGGACTTCACCCGGCTGGTGGACGTGGCGGGCCGCCTTTCCGAGGCCCCCATCTACATTGACGACACCTCGGACCTCACCCTCATGGAGCTCCGCGCCCGGGCCCGCCGCCTAAAGCACCAGTACGGGGTGGGGCTCATCGTCATCGACTACCTCCAGCTCATGTCCGGCCCCGGGGGGGGCAAGAACGGGGAAAACCGCCAGCAGGAGATTGCCGCCATCTCCCGGGGGCTCAAGGCCTTAGCCCGGGAGCTGAACCTGCCCGTCCTGGCCCTAAGCCAGCTTTCCCGGGCGGTGGAGAACCGCCCCAACAAGCGCCCCATGCTCTCTGACCTAAGGGAGTCGGGCTCCATTGAGCAGGACGCGGACCTGGTGATGTTCATCTACCGGGACGAGTACTATAACCCCCACTCGGAGAAGGCGGGCATCGCGGAGATCATCGTGGGCAAGCAAAGGAACGGCCCCACGGGCACGGTGGAGCTCCAGTTCCACGCCCAGCACGTGCGCTTCAACGACCTGGCCAAGGAATAAAGCTCCCCGGGGCCTTTAGGCCCCGGGGAGGAAAGGGAAGCCTCTATTTATTGGCCCCCTGCCGCCAGAGCGGGGAGGACGGTCCCCGGGAAGAGGCCGAGGAGGAGGAGCAGGAGCCCCACCAGGAGGGCCACGTTCCGGGCCAGGGGCCTGGGGGCGGCCTCCGCCTCCCCCTTCTGGAAGGGGGCCAGGGCCAGGGCCAGGTAGTAGTAGGCGCTCGCCGCGCTGGTGAGGAGGGCGAGGACCAAAAGCCCCCACTGCCCCGCCTTGGCGG harbors:
- a CDS encoding transglycosylase SLT domain-containing protein — protein: MGRLLLGLLLLLSACRGQEVPPPFHLLEGSDPVALRDLALRGEGYASLLAGVALLEEEGLPLAERAEYAWRYALFLEEVRAFEPGWEARPFWRRAARLLEEAKDPRAFSAWARLLPEEEAAFALLRLGSGERLYEALFQGRAYQVLLEVLPEGGRPDLRAQALYRLGRYREALPHYRAWAERDPRGFLGLGWALFQLGRLEEAEAAFRRYPHPESRYALGLIRERQGRREEAVALYRESTPGGLWRATALLERAGRAEEALPLYLELARRESPYRDDAALRAYLLAGRLGLGEAQAQALALLEGGLGLLVGKRPPPPPPAPKTPSPPEAPLFRGLLQADRDGWARGVVRHALWMRPGDWPALVPLLYEGGAYREGIRASWPSALAYPRPYRAWVEGYAQREGLDPNLLFALLHVESRFDPLAVSPTGAKGLGQFVEATWRDVARMLGEAPGDPFDPRTSIRYAARYLRWLLDRCQNAVPPEGVLACAVTAYNGGIGYTLRGLAREGDLWAFLRFQERDEPREYLAGVLSAYAAYRALTL
- the dnaB gene encoding replicative DNA helicase, coding for MEGRIPPHNLEAEQSVLGAIMLDHSVLDDIEGLLPSPEAFYAEAHRKIYAAIQTLRAQGQPVDLVTLQEELRRRGELEGVGGLSYLLELSEATPTAAYAEHYARIVAEKWALRRLIQAAGEAMRLAYEEAGGLDEILDQAGKRILEVALAQKEAEARPMRELVHDTFEHIEALYQSKGQVAGVRTGFKELDELIGALAPGSLNIIAARPAMGKTAFALTIAQHVALKEGVGVGIYSLEMPAAQLTLRMMCSEARIDMNRVRLGQLTDRDFTRLVDVAGRLSEAPIYIDDTSDLTLMELRARARRLKHQYGVGLIVIDYLQLMSGPGGGKNGENRQQEIAAISRGLKALARELNLPVLALSQLSRAVENRPNKRPMLSDLRESGSIEQDADLVMFIYRDEYYNPHSEKAGIAEIIVGKQRNGPTGTVELQFHAQHVRFNDLAKE